The following proteins are encoded in a genomic region of Cryptomeria japonica chromosome 11, Sugi_1.0, whole genome shotgun sequence:
- the LOC131051355 gene encoding protein argonaute 1, protein MPRRRKNPKDGEGETSEQGQHHQVSSTQDVRTQDVRAQQQGFQQPERLYGQPQQGGVGRGGYPQQGRGGYPQQGGGRGGYGGGGRGGAPPQQGRGGQGYQGQGPPSQGFIQGGPPPYQQQGRGGEPSSMGGSGGGGYGRGRGRRGGRGVGPGSYGSGPPPPTGPSGPFPDLPQAAQQPYQQEQAATAPVQPFAPQFLLPVESGSGAPPPGPEAGLGPIVEKLEQVTLQAPPGPDVPGPSQIVPAGTTPLSSKGVRFPLRPGMGKTGTRCIVKANHFFAQLPDKDLHQYDVSITPEVTSRGVNRAVMEQLVKQYQETHLGRRLPAYDGRKSLYTAGPLPFASKEFTINLQDEEDGLGGQRRDRQFKVVIKFAAHADLHHLGQFLAGRQADAPQEALQVLDIVLRELPTHRYSPVGRSFYSPNLGRRQQLGEGLESWRGFYQSIRPTQMGLSLNIDMSSTAFIEPLNVIDFVAQLLNRDMGSRPLSDADRIKIKKALRGVKVEVTHRANMRRKYRISGLTSQPTRELTFPVDDQGTMKSVVEYFQETYGFTIQHTSLPCLQVGNQQRPNYLPMEVCKIVEGQRYSKRLNERQITALLKVTCQRPKDREMDILQTVYHNAYGQDPYAKEFGLKISDKLASVEARILPAPWLKYHETGREKDCLPQVGQWNMMNKKMVNGGTVNYWACVNFSRGVQDSVARGFCQELAQMCQVSGMNFNPEPVIQIHSSRPEHVERALKTICKEANAKLKGKELELLIVILPDNNGSLYGDLKRICETDLGLVSQCCLTKHVFKMSKQYLANVALKINVKVGGRNTVLADAISRRIPLVSDIPTIIFGADVTHPHPGEDSSPSIAAVVASQDWPEVTKYAGLVCAQAHRQELIQDLYKVWQDPVRGTVTGGMIKELLISFRRATGQKPLRIIFYRDGVSEGQFYQVLLYELDAIRRACASLEPNYQPPVTFVVVQKRHHTRLFANNHQDKSSIDRSGNILPGTVVDSKICHPTEFDFYLCSHAGIQGTSRPAHYHVLWDENKFSADGLQSLTNNLCYTYARCTRSVSIVPPAYYAHLAAFRARFYMEPDTSDSGSLSSGLPGGRQAPGGSGARSTRVPAGATVRPLPSLKENVKRVMFYC, encoded by the exons ATGCCTAGAAGGCGAAAGAATCCCAAGGATGGAGAGGGTGAAACCTCCGAGCAGGGACAGCATCATCAAGTCTCATCAACACAAGATGTTAGAACCCAAGATGTGAGGGCTCAACAGCAAGGTTTTCAGCAGCCGGAGAGGTTATATGGTCAGCCTCAGCAAGGAGGTGTAGGACGTGGAGGATATCCTCAGCAGGGAAGAGGAGGATATCCTCAACAAGGTGGAGGGAGGGGTGGATATGGTGGTGGTGGCCGGGGTGGAGCCCCGCCCCAGCAAGGCAGGGGCGGGCAGGGGTATCAAGGACAGGGGCCACCTTCTCAAGGGTTTATACAAGGAGGGCCACCACCGTATCAGCAGCAGGGAAGAGGTGGGGAACCCTCTTCCATGGGTGGTAGTGGTGGCGGTGGTTAtggaagaggaaggggaagaagaGGGGGAAGAGGGGTTGGCCCTGGCTCCTATGGCAGTGGCCCCCCTCCTCCCACAGGGCCTTCTGGCCCATTTCCCGATCTGCCCCAAGCCGCTCAACAGCCTTATCAACAGGAACAGGCTGCCACAGCACCAGTACAGCCCTTTGCTCCCCAGTTCCTTTTGCCTGTAGAGTCTGGCAGTGGTGCTCCACCACCTGGTCCTGAAGCTGGACTTGGCCCAATTGTGGAAAAGCTTGAGCAAGTCACTCTGCAAGCCCCTCCTGGTCCTGATGTGCCTGGGCCTTCTCAGATTGTACCAGCTGGAACAACACCTTTGTCAAGCAAGGGAGTGCGATTCCCATTGCGTCCAGGAATGGGAAAAACCGGCACGAGGTGCATTGTCAAGGCTAACCATTTTTTTGCACAGCTGCCTGACAAGGATCTGCATCAGTATGAT GTTTCAATTACACCTGAGGTGACTTCTAGAGGTGTTAACAGGGCGGTAATGGAGCAATTAGTTAAACAGTATCAAGAGACACATTTGGGAAGGAGGCTTCCTGCATATGATGGTCGGAAGAGCCTATACACTGCTGGCCCTTTGCCATTTGCATCCAAGGAGTTTACAATTAATCTTCAAGATGAGGAGGATGGTTTGGGAGGCCAAAG AAGGGATCGACAATTCAAGGTTGTGATCAAGTTTGCGGCTCATGCAGATCTTCACCATTTAGGTCAATTCTTAGCTGGCAGGCAAGCAGATGCTCCTCAAGAAGCTCTGCAGGTGCTGGATATTGTTTTGCGCGAGTTGCCTACACACAG GTATTCTCCTGTTGGAAGATCTTTCTACTCTCCTAATTTGGGAAGGAGGCAACAACTTGGCGAGGGTCTAGAAAGTTGGCGTGGGTTTTACCAGAGCATACGACCAACTCAAATGGGATTGTCCCTTAATATTG ATATGTCATCAACTGCTTTTATTGAGCCACTGAATGTCATTGATTTTGTGGCTCAGCTCTTAAACAGGGACATGGGATCCAGACCATTATCTGATGCTGATCGTATCAAG ATTAAAAAAGCCTTGAGAGGTGTAAAAGTTGAGGTCACACATCGGGCAAATATGCGGAGGAAATATCGTATTTCTGGGTTGACTTCTCAACCCACTCGGGAACTAAC GTTTCCTGTGGACGACCAAGGAACAATGAAATCTGTGGTGGAGTACTTCCAGGAGACGTATGGATTTACCATACAGCATACTAGTCTGCCATGCCTACAAGTTGGAAATCAGCAGAGACCAAACTACTTGCCAATGGAG GTATGCAAAATAGTAGAGGGCCAACGCTATTCGAAACGTTTGAATGAAAGGCAAATTACTGCCCTTCTGAAAGTTACATGTCAGCGCCCTAAAGACAGAGAGATGGACATTTTACAG ACTGTCTACCACAATGCATATGGTCAAGATCCATATGCAAAAGAATTTGGACTTAAAATCAGTGACAAGCTTGCTTCAGTAGAAGCCCGAATTTTGCCTGCACCTTGG CTGAAGTATCATGAAACTGGTAGGGAAAAGGATTGCTTACCTCAAGTTGGGCAATGGAATATGATGAACAAG AAAATGGTGAATGGAGGAACTGTGAATTATTGGGCCTGTGTGAACTTTTCACGAGGTGTGCAGGACAGTGTTGCCCGTGGGTTTTGTCAAGAGTTGGCACAGATGTGCCAGGTGTCTGGCATG AATTTCAACCCAGAACCTGTTATTCAAATTCATTCGTCACGGCCTGAACATGTAGAGAGAGCCCTGAAGACCATATGCAAAGAGGCAAATGCGAaacttaagggaaaagaacttgaACTTCTTATAGTCATTTTACCTGACAACAATGGTTCTTTGTATG GGGACTTGAAGCGAATATGTGAAACTGATCTTGGTTTAGTTTCACAATGTTGCCTGACAAAGCATGTGTTTAAAATGAGCAAGCAATATTTAGCAAATGTGGCTCTTAAAATTAATGTGAAG GTTGGTGGAAGGAACACTGTCCTTGCTGATGCAATTTCTCGAAGGATCCCTCTGGTCAGCGATATACCAACAATTATCTTTGGGGCAGATGTTACTCATCCACACCCTGGAGAAGATTCCAGTCCATCAATAGCAGCA GTTGTTGCTTCTCAAGACTGGCCTGAAGTCACCAAGTACGCAGGCCTAGTTTGTGCCCAGGCACACCGACAAGAGCTTATTCAAGATTTGTATAAAGTCTGGCAAGATCCAGTACGAGGCACTGTAACTGGAGGCATGATAAA GGAGCTATTGATTTCTTTTCGCAGAGCAACAGGACAAAAGCCTTTGCGAATCATATTTTACAG AGATGGTGTAAGCGAAGGACAGTTTTACCAAGTTCTACTTTATGAACTGGATGCTATTCGCAGG GCTTGTGCATCACTTGAACCGAATTATCAGCCCCCAGTGACTTTTGTTGTTGTTCAAAAGCGGCACCATACTAGACTATTTGCAAACAACCATCAAGATAAGAGTTCTATAGACAGGAGTGGAAATATTCTGCCAG GCACTGTGGTTGATTCCAAAATTTGCCATCCCACGGAATTTGACTTTTATCTCTGCAGTCATGCTGGGATACAG GGGACAAGCAGACCTGCACATTATCACGTGCTTTGGGATGAGAACAAATTTTCAGCTGATGGTTTACAATCTTTAACAAACAATCTCTGTTACAC ATATGCAAGGTGCACACGTTCTGTATCTATAG TGCCTCCAGCATATTATGCTCATTTGGCTGCTTTCCGTGCTCGATTTTATATGGAGCCTGATACATCAGATAGCGGATCCTTGTCTAGTGGCCTTCCTGGTGGGCGCCAAGCTCCTGGTGGCTCAGGAGCTCGGAGTACTCGTGTACCAGCTGGAGCAACTGTCCGACCATTGCCATCTTTGAAGGAAAATGTCAAGAGAGTCATGTTTTATTGTTGA